A single genomic interval of Nostoc commune NIES-4072 harbors:
- a CDS encoding CHAT domain-containing protein → MLQSYLRFLKFFLLLVGTAILCIFSSPTLATFSHISLNIPQTKIQNSPVLDKSFVEQGKALYEAGLFTEALQVLEQAAIGFHNTGDKLNQAIVLSNLALIYQQLGKQTQAELAISQSLNLLKNLDSSKERAAIIAQSLDVQGKLQLAQGQTEIALSTWQKAADIYEQIGDKATLTRNRINSAQAMQALGLYRQAQKTLTEVQQNLTTLPDSSLKVAGLDSLGNVLRVIGDFNESRKVLKQSLTLATALNSSIAIGDSFLSLGNTAFAEAKTQHEVGNTDLAQQEVQAALNFYQQAARNTLGTTRIQAQLNQLNLLLEFFSKKEAANTFKQALSLSEQILAEINKLVPSRNSIYARIQFASILMDLTQKTDAPILSNLNIAQLLSTAIQEAQSLKDQQAQSYALGTLGRLYEKNKQLGDALELTTKALFIAQSIDASDILYQWQWQQGRLLKQQGNLNAALKAYDTAYKTLESLRGDLVATNLDVQFSFRESVEPIYRELVELQLLTENTQGNQQSSQYNLKQARKVIESLQVAELNNFFRSPCLEPVVEIDKVVEQDKKAAVIYSVILPDRFDVILTLPNQQLQHYTTKIPQEKVESTVTSLRKSLTDVAGTYEVKEQSQKIYDWLIRPAETELVKSGITTLVFVLDGELRNIPMGVLYDPQQNKYLIEKYAIALTPGLQLFNPKPLQKVQLNALTAGVGEARSIGGQKFSALKNVARELKEIQTEVPRSEELLNQQFVDSNLQKQLLATPFSIIHLATHGEFSSDPEKTFLLTWNKLLKVKEFDSLLRVSDRNRSGKIELLVLSACKTALGDQRAALGLAGIAVRAGARSTLASLWSVDDQWTAKLMSEFYRNLNTGISKAQALQRAQLSVFAKQKSPYFWAPYVLVGNWL, encoded by the coding sequence ATGCTACAATCCTATTTAAGATTCTTGAAATTTTTCTTGCTGCTAGTAGGAACAGCCATACTGTGCATTTTTAGTTCACCTACTTTAGCAACTTTTTCTCACATCAGCCTAAATATTCCACAAACTAAGATTCAAAACTCACCTGTCTTAGATAAAAGCTTTGTAGAACAGGGTAAAGCTTTGTATGAGGCAGGTTTATTTACTGAAGCACTTCAAGTTTTGGAACAAGCTGCTATTGGCTTCCATAACACAGGAGACAAACTCAACCAAGCTATAGTCTTAAGCAATCTTGCCTTGATTTATCAACAGCTTGGCAAACAGACACAAGCAGAACTTGCAATTAGCCAAAGTCTCAATCTCTTAAAAAATTTAGATAGCTCAAAAGAGCGTGCTGCAATTATAGCGCAATCTTTAGATGTACAAGGAAAATTACAATTAGCGCAAGGACAAACTGAAATTGCGTTGTCCACTTGGCAAAAAGCTGCTGATATATATGAGCAAATAGGCGATAAGGCGACACTAACTCGTAATCGGATTAACTCTGCTCAAGCTATGCAAGCTTTAGGGCTTTATCGCCAAGCACAAAAAACTTTAACTGAAGTTCAACAAAACCTTACTACTCTTCCAGATTCATCGCTCAAAGTTGCTGGACTAGATAGCCTTGGCAATGTCCTACGAGTTATTGGTGATTTTAATGAATCACGAAAAGTTTTAAAGCAAAGTTTAACTCTAGCAACAGCTCTAAATTCTTCAATAGCTATAGGTGATAGCTTCCTCAGTTTAGGTAATACAGCTTTTGCCGAAGCAAAAACTCAACATGAGGTAGGGAATACAGACCTTGCTCAACAAGAAGTTCAAGCTGCTTTAAACTTTTATCAGCAAGCGGCTAGAAATACACTAGGTACTACACGTATTCAAGCACAGCTAAATCAACTTAACCTACTTTTAGAATTTTTCTCTAAAAAAGAAGCCGCAAATACGTTTAAACAAGCTTTATCCTTGTCTGAGCAAATTTTGGCTGAAATTAATAAATTAGTTCCTAGCCGAAACTCAATATACGCTCGGATTCAATTCGCCTCTATTTTAATGGATTTAACACAGAAAACCGATGCACCTATTTTATCAAATTTAAATATTGCCCAACTCTTGTCTACCGCAATACAGGAGGCCCAAAGCCTAAAAGACCAGCAAGCTCAATCTTATGCTCTTGGAACTTTGGGTCGTCTGTATGAAAAGAATAAGCAGTTAGGTGATGCTCTAGAACTAACAACAAAAGCTTTATTTATTGCTCAAAGTATTGATGCATCAGACATTCTCTATCAGTGGCAATGGCAGCAAGGACGTTTACTCAAGCAACAAGGAAATCTCAATGCTGCACTCAAGGCTTATGATACAGCTTATAAAACTTTAGAATCTCTTCGCGGTGATTTAGTTGCTACTAATTTAGATGTTCAGTTTTCTTTCCGAGAAAGTGTAGAACCTATCTATCGAGAGTTAGTTGAATTACAGTTGTTAACAGAGAATACTCAAGGGAATCAACAGAGTAGTCAATATAATCTTAAACAGGCACGTAAAGTCATTGAGTCACTTCAGGTTGCAGAACTGAATAACTTTTTTCGTTCACCTTGTTTAGAACCAGTTGTAGAGATTGACAAAGTGGTGGAGCAGGATAAAAAGGCAGCAGTTATTTATTCAGTTATTTTGCCCGATCGCTTCGATGTTATCCTTACCTTGCCTAATCAACAATTACAGCACTATACCACTAAGATACCTCAAGAAAAGGTAGAGAGTACTGTTACTTCATTACGTAAATCTTTAACAGATGTCGCAGGTACTTATGAAGTGAAAGAACAGTCCCAAAAAATATATGACTGGTTAATTAGACCAGCCGAAACTGAATTAGTTAAAAGTGGCATCACTACTTTAGTTTTTGTATTGGATGGAGAATTAAGAAATATTCCGATGGGGGTTCTTTACGACCCGCAGCAAAATAAATATCTCATAGAGAAATATGCGATCGCTTTAACTCCTGGTTTACAATTGTTTAATCCTAAACCCTTGCAAAAAGTACAGTTAAATGCTTTAACTGCCGGAGTGGGAGAAGCGCGTTCTATAGGAGGTCAGAAATTTTCGGCACTAAAAAATGTAGCACGGGAACTCAAAGAAATTCAAACTGAGGTTCCTAGAAGTGAAGAGCTGTTAAATCAGCAATTTGTCGATAGCAACTTGCAAAAACAATTGCTTGCAACTCCATTTTCTATAATTCATTTAGCAACTCACGGTGAGTTTAGTTCAGATCCCGAAAAAACTTTTCTTCTCACCTGGAATAAATTACTGAAAGTTAAGGAATTTGATAGTTTATTACGAGTTAGCGATAGAAATAGGTCTGGTAAGATCGAGTTACTTGTCTTGAGTGCTTGCAAAACTGCTCTTGGCGATCAGCGAGCTGCTTTAGGATTAGCTGGCATAGCTGTACGAGCAGGCGCACGCAGTACACTAGCAAGTTTATGGTCAGTGGATGACCAATGGACTGCTAAACTTATGAGTGAGTTTTATCGAAACCTAAATACTGGGATCAGCAAAGCCCAAGCACTCCAGCGTGCTCAATTAAGTGTATTTGCTAAACAAAAAAGCCCTTATTTCTGGGCACCTTATGTTCTAGTAGGAAATTGGCTTTGA
- a CDS encoding DUF928 domain-containing protein: MKLTCIMTLVLFGLVSYPIRVLAQVDQLFNQSLANTSSQSKRPKFPDNGAPTGRRKGGTSRDGCTPLNTPITALVPGEEIADESKSFLTFTISEYPTFWVFVPELPKNAVLGEFLLQDENDKNIYKTSLSLPQRASIVGIKLPHNSQSGLKINQKYQWYFKVFCGNSQQIPDYFYVKAWIQRVPLNSDLESQLKRTQSRKYTTYALNQIWQDALTNLATLRRSDPNSNLFTEDWTLLLKDVGLAEFATAPIVELESDEKAITQSN; the protein is encoded by the coding sequence ATGAAACTTACTTGCATTATGACATTAGTACTTTTTGGATTGGTAAGTTACCCCATAAGAGTTTTGGCACAGGTAGATCAATTATTTAACCAATCCCTTGCTAATACATCTAGCCAATCTAAACGTCCAAAATTTCCAGATAACGGCGCACCTACTGGACGTCGTAAAGGAGGTACAAGCCGTGATGGTTGTACTCCGTTGAACACGCCAATTACTGCTTTAGTTCCTGGTGAAGAAATTGCAGATGAATCAAAATCTTTTTTGACATTCACAATTTCTGAATATCCAACTTTTTGGGTTTTTGTACCGGAACTACCAAAAAATGCGGTTCTTGGAGAATTTCTACTTCAAGATGAAAATGACAAAAACATCTACAAGACATCTTTATCATTACCACAAAGGGCTAGTATTGTTGGTATTAAGTTACCACATAATTCACAATCTGGTTTAAAAATAAACCAAAAGTATCAGTGGTATTTTAAAGTTTTCTGCGGCAATTCCCAGCAAATACCAGACTATTTTTATGTGAAAGCATGGATACAGCGTGTGCCGTTAAATTCTGATCTTGAAAGTCAATTGAAAAGGACGCAATCAAGAAAGTATACTACTTATGCTCTTAACCAAATTTGGCAAGATGCTTTAACTAACTTAGCTACTCTGCGTCGTTCTGATCCAAACTCAAACCTTTTTACAGAGGATTGGACGCTTTTGTTAAAAGATGTTGGTTTGGCAGAATTTGCAACAGCACCGATTGTAGAACTTGAGAGTGACGAAAAAGCCATCACTCAATCAAATTAG
- a CDS encoding CHASE2 domain-containing protein, which produces MLKLDGDLSQGVKVTLEIGAEGDRASIEVQGYLTPNPEIIADYELWRITYRSLSNFRLTPVNIHVGSSLSEHLKKCRELNEKLGQQMNSWLNCNSFRLLKEKLLKQLTLDDTVRVLIKTSDIWLRRLPWNLWDLFEDYSQAEVALSAPEYEYLAKSKTSIIRGKVKILAILGNSEGILIDKDRELLEMLPDAETTFLVEPQRSQLNEQIWEQDWDILFFAGHSESLEDGKSGNIYINKTDCLTIDELKYGLLKAVSKGLQLAIFNSCDGLGLAHQLEDLHIPQIIVMREAVQDLVAQEFLKNFLKKFSSGESMYLAVRESREKLHGIEDKYPCAVSLPVICQNPAAVPPTWKDFLRNPQTEISKPQVNKYRTKAQLRWRRIKVILLSSLVITGLVMGVRSLGLLQASELKAFDHMMGLRPEEKPDSRFLIVTIDEADIQYQNRMNMNMRWSLSDQALAQLLKKLDQYQPNTIGLDIYRDFPVDSNSADLATRLQQDKRLFTVCKVSAASDGAPEGTPPPPEVPEERQSFSDFVADDNDIARRQLLHLTPPLTSPCAAEYAFSLQIALHYLEAKGIKSYINSQNHLQIGNVVFKQLKSHTSGYQRIDALGYQVLANYRSLSSPQNIAQQVSLRDVLNNKINSELVELLKGRIILIGVTAPTTTDYWQTPYSAKAGSNQKLIPGVFVQAHMSSQILSAVLDHRPLLWWWPTWVEALWVWAWSLLGGILAWYIRHPIRLGAAGIIMLFSLFTICFGIFTQAGWIPLIPPALALISTQVAVVSRDIRNQ; this is translated from the coding sequence GTGTTGAAGCTAGATGGTGATTTGAGCCAGGGAGTAAAAGTCACACTCGAAATTGGGGCAGAAGGCGATCGCGCCAGTATAGAAGTTCAAGGCTATCTGACCCCAAACCCAGAGATTATTGCAGATTATGAGCTTTGGCGAATAACCTATCGCAGTTTATCAAATTTTCGCCTTACACCTGTGAACATTCATGTCGGAAGTTCTCTTAGTGAGCATCTTAAAAAATGCCGCGAGTTAAACGAAAAGTTAGGTCAGCAAATGAATAGTTGGCTCAACTGTAACTCGTTTCGCCTACTTAAAGAGAAATTACTCAAACAGCTAACATTAGATGATACAGTTCGCGTACTAATCAAAACGAGTGACATTTGGCTACGTCGTCTCCCGTGGAATTTATGGGATTTGTTTGAGGATTACTCTCAAGCAGAAGTTGCCTTAAGCGCACCAGAGTATGAATATCTGGCAAAATCAAAGACAAGTATTATTAGAGGGAAGGTAAAAATCTTAGCAATTCTGGGTAATAGTGAAGGAATCTTAATTGATAAAGATCGAGAGCTATTGGAGATGTTACCAGATGCAGAAACAACTTTTCTGGTAGAACCACAGCGCAGCCAGTTAAATGAACAAATTTGGGAACAAGACTGGGACATTTTATTTTTTGCAGGTCATAGTGAGAGCCTTGAGGATGGTAAGAGTGGCAATATTTATATTAATAAAACAGATTGCTTGACAATTGATGAACTAAAGTATGGTCTTTTAAAAGCTGTCAGCAAAGGGTTGCAGTTAGCGATTTTTAATTCTTGTGATGGACTAGGACTAGCACATCAATTAGAAGACTTGCACATACCACAAATTATCGTTATGCGGGAGGCAGTGCAAGACTTAGTAGCACAAGAATTTTTAAAGAATTTCCTCAAAAAATTTTCCAGTGGTGAGTCTATGTACTTAGCAGTACGAGAATCAAGGGAAAAATTACATGGTATTGAAGATAAATATCCTTGTGCGGTTTCCTTACCTGTAATTTGTCAGAATCCAGCAGCAGTGCCACCGACTTGGAAAGATTTTCTGAGAAATCCCCAAACAGAAATTAGCAAGCCTCAAGTAAATAAATATAGAACTAAAGCGCAGTTACGGTGGCGTAGAATTAAAGTAATACTGTTATCAAGTTTAGTTATTACTGGTTTGGTAATGGGAGTGCGATCGCTTGGGTTATTGCAAGCATCAGAATTAAAAGCTTTCGACCACATGATGGGATTACGGCCAGAGGAAAAACCAGATTCGCGTTTTCTAATTGTCACTATTGATGAAGCGGATATCCAGTATCAAAACCGCATGAATATGAATATGCGATGGTCACTCTCAGACCAAGCACTTGCACAATTATTAAAAAAACTAGATCAGTATCAACCAAACACTATTGGCTTAGACATCTATCGTGATTTCCCTGTAGACTCTAATAGTGCAGATTTAGCAACTAGACTACAACAAGATAAACGCCTTTTTACCGTATGCAAAGTTTCTGCGGCTTCTGACGGTGCGCCAGAAGGCACTCCTCCACCGCCAGAAGTTCCAGAAGAACGCCAAAGCTTTAGTGATTTTGTTGCAGATGATAATGATATAGCTCGCCGTCAGCTTTTGCATTTAACACCTCCTTTAACATCTCCCTGTGCAGCAGAATATGCTTTTAGTCTCCAGATTGCGCTTCATTATTTAGAGGCTAAAGGTATTAAGTCATATATCAACTCACAAAATCACTTGCAGATAGGCAATGTCGTATTTAAGCAATTAAAATCTCATACTAGCGGCTACCAAAGAATCGATGCCTTGGGTTATCAAGTACTAGCAAATTACCGTTCGCTTTCTTCTCCTCAAAACATTGCTCAACAAGTATCCCTCAGAGATGTTCTTAACAATAAAATTAATTCAGAATTAGTCGAGTTATTAAAGGGGCGGATTATTTTGATTGGTGTTACTGCTCCAACAACTACTGATTACTGGCAAACTCCTTATAGTGCTAAAGCAGGGTCAAATCAAAAGCTGATACCAGGGGTATTTGTTCAAGCTCACATGAGCAGCCAGATCCTTAGTGCTGTTTTAGATCATCGACCTCTGCTTTGGTGGTGGCCGACTTGGGTTGAAGCACTCTGGGTATGGGCATGGTCATTATTAGGAGGAATTTTAGCATGGTATATTCGGCATCCTATACGCCTGGGAGCAGCTGGGATAATAATGCTATTTTCATTATTTACTATATGTTTTGGGATTTTTACTCAAGCAGGGTGGATACCACTTATCCCACCAGCATTGGCATTAATATCTACACAAGTAGCAGTTGTGTCTAGGGATATTCGTAATCAATAA
- a CDS encoding DUF1822 family protein — MIHSTKNLVEKSIPVAITQAALKIAGFFADEQVTPEKKKQVYLNTLAVCAVNDYMEMMNIATDPKASDSWNSAMRYYADVADLKLSGLGYLECRPASPGNLCYIPPEVPDDRIGVVVVELDIEHQQATLIGFTKTVKAGELLFNELQTIEDLLAYIDSLESKTTEVKLSYWLQNVIDAGWQPIEKILASKTPQLAFRYRNGVTRGKLIDMGIELPGRSLALVVTLTPKDSIEIQLKLQVHPSNQQDYLPNNLIIKVLDEKGTNVMEAQARSGSTHVTLEFNAQRGERFSVNLELGNTNIIENFVV, encoded by the coding sequence ATGATTCATAGCACTAAAAACTTAGTAGAAAAATCTATTCCGGTAGCTATTACCCAAGCAGCACTAAAGATAGCAGGCTTTTTTGCTGATGAACAGGTAACACCAGAAAAGAAAAAGCAGGTATATCTTAATACATTGGCTGTATGTGCGGTAAATGATTACATGGAAATGATGAACATTGCCACAGACCCAAAGGCTAGCGATAGTTGGAATTCTGCCATGCGCTATTATGCAGATGTAGCAGACCTCAAGTTGAGTGGATTGGGTTACTTAGAATGCCGCCCTGCAAGCCCTGGTAATCTCTGCTATATTCCACCAGAAGTCCCGGATGATAGAATCGGCGTAGTTGTAGTTGAGCTAGACATAGAACATCAACAAGCAACTTTAATCGGGTTTACTAAAACAGTAAAAGCTGGTGAACTTTTATTTAATGAGTTACAGACTATTGAGGATTTACTTGCATATATTGACTCACTTGAAAGCAAGACCACGGAAGTCAAGTTGAGTTACTGGTTACAAAATGTAATTGATGCAGGTTGGCAGCCGATAGAAAAAATTTTAGCATCAAAAACACCACAATTAGCTTTTCGTTATCGAAACGGAGTGACGCGGGGTAAGCTGATTGACATGGGGATAGAACTTCCGGGGCGATCGCTGGCATTAGTTGTTACACTCACGCCAAAAGATTCTATAGAAATCCAACTGAAATTGCAGGTGCATCCATCCAATCAGCAAGACTACTTACCTAACAATCTTATCATTAAAGTGTTAGATGAGAAAGGTACTAATGTTATGGAAGCACAGGCTAGAAGTGGCAGTACTCATGTAACACTAGAGTTTAATGCTCAAAGAGGAGAACGTTTTAGCGTTAACTTAGAATTGGGAAATACTAATATTATTGAAAATTTTGTTGTTTAA
- a CDS encoding ShlB/FhaC/HecB family hemolysin secretion/activation protein has product MRIYLNMKKESIIKYTQKQQLIRKLRIATLKPLTFGFVVAAVLCNYDRMMSTKGCAYAQTSNPQRLPPGRIEDSPVIPLPPDILPQPSDQNQLLPSPQLPDQPTIGEDDSNAKFRVDRIEVVGSTVFQPKDFAAITAPFVGREVSFAELLQVKDAISKLYTDNGYVTTGALITPQTLEAGVIKIQVVEGSLQEIKIVGNRRLRSQYIRDRIRLGAGQPLNVPHLIEKLQLLRLDPRIQNLSAELQMGVRPGTNILQVEVKEADTFSLTTTLDNGRSPSVGSFRRGVNLQEANLLGFGDTLSVGYANTDGSNTINLNYTLPINARNGTVSFGFNQGWNRVIEKPFSVLDIQSNSRSYEFGYRQPLVQKSTQELAVGLSFSRQESQTELGLDNIGGFPLSPGADTNGKTKISALRFIQEYTQRSNKQVFAARSQFSIGVDWFDANVNKDAPDSRFFAWRGQAQWVRQFAPDTLLLVRGDLQLAADSLVPLEQFGLGGQLSVRGYRQDALLTDNGMLFSAEFRLPIVRASKLGGVLQLTPFIDVGKGWNSKGDNPSSSTLVGTGLGLLWQQSDKFSARLDWGIPLISVDGEKRSLQENGLYFSLSYSPF; this is encoded by the coding sequence ATGCGTATATATTTAAATATGAAGAAAGAATCAATAATTAAGTATACGCAAAAACAGCAACTGATTCGTAAACTTCGCATAGCAACACTAAAACCTTTAACATTCGGCTTTGTTGTAGCAGCAGTATTGTGCAACTATGATCGGATGATGTCTACAAAGGGCTGCGCCTACGCCCAAACTTCTAATCCTCAAAGGTTACCGCCTGGCCGGATAGAAGATAGCCCTGTTATTCCCTTACCTCCGGATATACTACCACAGCCATCAGATCAGAATCAATTACTTCCTTCGCCACAACTACCCGATCAGCCAACTATAGGAGAGGATGATTCTAATGCCAAATTCCGAGTTGATCGCATTGAAGTTGTTGGCAGTACAGTTTTTCAACCAAAAGATTTTGCCGCGATTACGGCTCCCTTTGTGGGACGGGAAGTATCGTTTGCAGAATTGTTGCAAGTCAAAGATGCCATTAGCAAGCTTTACACTGATAACGGCTATGTAACTACTGGCGCTCTAATTACACCGCAGACATTAGAAGCTGGAGTCATTAAAATTCAGGTAGTCGAAGGCAGTTTGCAAGAAATTAAAATCGTTGGCAATCGGCGATTGCGTAGTCAATATATTCGCGATCGCATCCGGCTCGGTGCTGGTCAACCCCTGAATGTACCGCACTTAATAGAAAAACTGCAACTGCTTCGCCTTGATCCGCGCATTCAAAACCTATCAGCTGAGTTGCAGATGGGTGTACGTCCCGGAACCAATATATTGCAAGTCGAGGTTAAAGAAGCCGATACTTTTTCGCTGACAACAACTTTAGATAATGGGCGATCGCCTAGTGTTGGCAGTTTTCGCCGGGGTGTGAATCTGCAAGAAGCCAATCTACTGGGCTTTGGTGATACTCTCAGTGTAGGATACGCCAATACCGATGGCAGTAATACAATCAATCTGAATTATACACTGCCAATTAATGCTCGCAATGGCACTGTATCCTTTGGTTTTAACCAAGGGTGGAACCGCGTAATTGAAAAACCATTCAGCGTCCTTGATATTCAGTCAAACAGTAGGTCTTACGAATTCGGTTATCGGCAACCATTAGTGCAAAAGTCAACTCAGGAATTAGCAGTGGGGCTATCCTTCTCACGCCAAGAAAGCCAAACAGAGTTAGGTCTTGATAATATTGGTGGGTTTCCTTTATCGCCCGGTGCAGATACCAACGGAAAAACTAAGATTTCCGCCCTACGTTTTATCCAAGAGTATACCCAACGCAGCAATAAACAAGTTTTTGCAGCGCGATCGCAATTTAGCATCGGGGTAGATTGGTTCGATGCCAATGTCAATAAAGATGCCCCAGATAGCCGCTTTTTTGCTTGGCGAGGACAGGCGCAGTGGGTGCGGCAATTCGCACCAGACACTCTGTTATTAGTTAGAGGTGATTTACAACTAGCAGCAGATTCCCTCGTACCTTTAGAGCAATTTGGTCTTGGTGGACAGCTAAGTGTCCGGGGTTATCGCCAGGATGCATTACTAACAGACAATGGTATGTTGTTTTCGGCTGAATTTCGATTGCCGATTGTGCGTGCTTCTAAGCTTGGAGGAGTGCTACAACTGACACCATTTATTGACGTGGGCAAAGGCTGGAATAGCAAGGGCGACAATCCATCATCTAGTACGTTGGTAGGTACTGGGCTAGGACTGCTATGGCAACAGAGCGATAAATTCTCAGCTAGGCTGGATTGGGGCATTCCCCTGATATCGGTAGACGGTGAAAAGCGATCGCTCCAAGAGAATGGGCTATACTTCTCACTCAGCTATTCACCGTTTTAA
- a CDS encoding CHAT domain-containing protein, with the protein MAFRIKQTRWLYASLSILSLCLAFTITPVKASSPITTSVLASAQPVNSLEQGRNFYQLGSFAEAIKVWQTAAQQYHNQGDRTNEALSLSYLSLAQQELNQWEVAKQSIEESIKILQTVRPSADTIIWAQILNTQGNLQLHTDKTEAALETWQQAQKYYEQAGDKMGSIGSQINQAQALQTLGFYRRSKQQLEVLTQNLAAMPDSEIKVSGLRSLGLALQAIGDNKSQQVLEQSLATANKIVAKTQLSSILSSLGKVASDLLDPEAALNYFEDAQTAATNPNEALQARLARFKLLVDYNKLEYAIPLAPQLRQQLSELAPSHSSLNAAINFVATLNRLENPDQVLPSKDLAQLMADTVKSAQKIQDATAQAYALYQWAQLYGRKKQWSEAKELAEKSLNIARQLQADDLIAQSAWQVGKLYKQQGDRSKAITAYTEAVKSLKALRGDMVAVNPDVQFSFRESVEPVYRELVGLLLDEQPTQAALMQARELIESLQIAELDNFFREACLDKAQQIDEVDPTATVIYPIILSDRLGVILAHAGQPLRYYVTQKSQAEIEQTLDKFLVALNPVSDSKVRDQLSQQIYDWLIQKAEVDQAFIDTKTLVFVLDGRLRNIPMAALYDGNRYLIEKYAVALSPGLQLMAARSLSSNHIDAIIGGISQSRAGFSALPSVESEVKEISQTVPSSMLLNEKFTSLALAAHVKSSKANVIHLATHGQFSSRLENTFLLTWDGELNVKELSELLKNRSGDSSKAIELLVLSACDTATGDNHAVLGLAGLAVKSGARSTIATLWPVKDKAAQMLMTRFYDQLRLPRITKAEALRQAQINLIRQTDFHDPFFWSAFVLVGNWL; encoded by the coding sequence ATGGCTTTCCGAATTAAACAAACTCGTTGGCTATATGCCAGCCTGAGCATTTTAAGTTTGTGTTTAGCATTTACCATTACACCTGTAAAAGCATCTTCACCAATAACAACCTCTGTTCTCGCTTCTGCCCAACCTGTTAACAGCCTAGAACAAGGACGAAACTTTTACCAATTGGGAAGTTTTGCAGAAGCTATCAAGGTTTGGCAAACGGCAGCACAACAGTATCATAATCAAGGCGATCGCACCAACGAAGCTCTAAGTTTAAGTTACCTCTCATTGGCACAACAAGAACTAAACCAATGGGAAGTAGCTAAACAATCTATCGAAGAAAGTATAAAAATTTTGCAAACGGTTAGACCGTCTGCCGATACGATTATCTGGGCGCAAATACTGAATACTCAAGGAAATTTACAACTACATACAGACAAAACTGAAGCCGCCTTAGAAACTTGGCAACAAGCTCAAAAATATTATGAGCAAGCAGGCGATAAAATGGGCAGCATAGGCAGTCAAATTAACCAGGCACAAGCTTTACAAACTTTAGGATTTTATCGCCGCTCGAAACAACAATTGGAGGTGTTAACGCAAAACTTAGCAGCAATGCCAGATTCGGAAATCAAAGTTAGTGGGTTGCGATCGCTAGGTTTAGCTTTGCAGGCGATCGGTGATAATAAAAGCCAGCAAGTTTTAGAACAAAGTTTAGCCACAGCGAACAAAATTGTCGCTAAAACTCAGTTAAGTTCTATTCTTTCGAGTCTAGGGAAAGTTGCCTCTGACTTACTCGATCCAGAAGCAGCATTAAATTATTTTGAAGATGCCCAAACAGCAGCTACGAACCCGAATGAAGCTTTACAAGCGCGTTTAGCTCGTTTCAAATTATTGGTAGATTATAACAAACTAGAATATGCAATTCCCCTCGCGCCTCAATTACGACAACAGTTGTCAGAACTAGCACCCAGTCATAGTTCCCTTAATGCAGCGATTAATTTTGTAGCAACCTTGAATCGCTTAGAAAACCCCGATCAAGTTTTACCAAGTAAAGATTTGGCACAACTCATGGCAGACACAGTTAAGTCTGCCCAAAAAATTCAGGATGCAACCGCTCAAGCCTATGCACTGTATCAGTGGGCACAACTCTATGGTCGCAAAAAACAGTGGTCTGAGGCAAAGGAATTAGCCGAGAAATCCCTCAATATTGCTCGTCAACTCCAAGCTGACGATCTGATTGCTCAATCAGCATGGCAGGTCGGAAAGTTGTATAAGCAACAAGGCGATCGCTCCAAAGCAATTACAGCCTATACAGAAGCAGTTAAGTCATTAAAGGCACTGCGAGGCGATATGGTTGCTGTTAACCCCGATGTCCAATTTTCTTTCCGCGAAAGTGTGGAGCCTGTGTATCGGGAACTGGTGGGTTTACTTCTCGATGAGCAACCAACCCAGGCCGCATTGATGCAAGCGCGTGAATTGATTGAGTCACTCCAAATCGCCGAACTTGATAACTTTTTCCGCGAAGCTTGTTTAGATAAAGCCCAGCAGATTGACGAAGTTGACCCCACAGCAACAGTTATTTATCCGATTATCTTAAGCGATCGCTTAGGAGTAATTCTCGCTCACGCTGGACAACCACTGCGTTATTATGTCACTCAAAAATCTCAAGCTGAAATTGAGCAAACTTTAGATAAATTTCTAGTTGCTCTCAACCCAGTTTCAGACTCAAAAGTTCGGGATCAATTGTCCCAGCAGATTTATGACTGGCTGATTCAAAAAGCAGAAGTAGATCAAGCATTCATTGATACTAAGACACTAGTATTTGTTTTGGATGGTCGATTGCGGAACATTCCAATGGCAGCCCTGTATGACGGTAATCGATATCTAATTGAGAAGTATGCTGTGGCGCTCTCACCAGGATTGCAACTAATGGCGGCGCGATCGCTCTCTTCAAACCACATTGATGCGATTATCGGTGGTATTAGCCAATCTCGTGCTGGTTTTAGTGCCTTGCCATCTGTGGAATCAGAAGTAAAGGAAATTTCCCAAACGGTGCCATCTTCGATGTTACTGAACGAAAAATTTACAAGTCTTGCCCTGGCGGCTCATGTCAAATCAAGTAAGGCCAATGTTATTCATCTAGCAACCCACGGGCAATTTAGCTCTCGTCTCGAAAATACCTTTTTACTTACGTGGGATGGAGAACTTAATGTGAAGGAGCTATCCGAACTTCTCAAAAATCGTAGTGGTGATTCATCAAAAGCGATCGAATTATTAGTATTGAGTGCCTGCGATACTGCAACAGGAGACAATCACGCTGTTCTTGGACTAGCAGGCTTGGCTGTTAAATCCGGTGCGCGTTCCACCATTGCCACACTTTGGCCAGTCAAAGATAAGGCAGCCCAAATGCTCATGACTCGCTTCTATGACCAACTACGGCTACCCAGAATAACCAAAGCTGAAG